In Sphingomonas sp. PAMC26645, one DNA window encodes the following:
- a CDS encoding NAD(P) transhydrogenase subunit alpha: MMDFQISMTGFVALYVFLLAGFAGWVIIGHVPAILHTPLMSGSNFVHGIVVVGGLYTLLGARTPTEQAIGFVAVLLGAGNAAGGFAVTRRMLAMFQIAEVKPARAKPRHTKKG, from the coding sequence ATGATGGACTTCCAGATCAGCATGACGGGCTTCGTCGCCCTCTACGTCTTCCTGCTCGCCGGGTTCGCGGGCTGGGTGATCATCGGTCATGTGCCGGCGATCTTGCACACTCCGCTGATGTCGGGCTCGAACTTCGTGCACGGCATTGTCGTGGTCGGCGGGCTCTACACCCTGCTGGGCGCGCGCACCCCGACCGAACAGGCGATCGGCTTCGTGGCGGTGCTGCTCGGCGCCGGCAATGCCGCAGGCGGCTTTGCGGTCACGCGGCGCATGCTGGCGATGTTCCAGATCGCGGAAGTGAAGCCCGCGCGCGCCAAACCCCGTCACACGAAGAAGGGCTGA
- a CDS encoding acetate kinase, protein MTTKRNSADPGAVVLVLNSGSSSLKIGLYEVGASQLSELLTDDIETGSKDENPFERIDRLIAKNALPAPVAIGHRIVHGGPNLTAHCRIDSAVLLHLEAAAIFAPLHDPASLALIHQAVAHYPTLPQIACFDTAFHATLPELAYTLPLPRALRSEGVRRYGFHGLSCESAVEALRPDLPDRVVLAHLGNGASITAIKGGRSIDTSMGLTPSGGVIMGTRSGDLDPGVLLFLMREKKLDATSLEQLIDQQSGLFGISGCSGDMRVLEEKASEEADARLAVDMFCYSASKQVAGMIAALGGIDLLAFTGGIGEHDAHVRSAICARLKWAGDFAVRVVPAKENAQIARHCVAIMAQDGAQV, encoded by the coding sequence ATGACCACGAAACGCAACTCCGCCGATCCGGGCGCAGTCGTGCTGGTGCTCAACAGCGGATCCTCCTCGCTGAAGATTGGCCTGTACGAGGTCGGCGCCTCCCAACTGTCGGAGCTCCTAACCGACGACATCGAAACGGGCTCAAAAGACGAAAATCCCTTCGAGCGGATCGATCGTCTCATTGCGAAGAATGCATTGCCAGCGCCGGTCGCGATCGGTCACCGGATCGTCCATGGCGGACCCAATCTCACCGCACATTGTCGGATCGATTCCGCCGTGCTGCTGCATCTCGAGGCGGCAGCGATCTTCGCGCCGCTCCACGATCCAGCCTCGCTGGCGTTGATTCACCAGGCAGTCGCGCACTATCCGACACTCCCACAGATCGCCTGTTTCGATACCGCGTTCCACGCGACTCTCCCGGAACTCGCCTATACCTTGCCGCTTCCGCGCGCCCTGCGGAGCGAAGGCGTGCGGCGCTATGGCTTTCACGGCCTGTCGTGCGAATCCGCGGTGGAGGCGCTGAGGCCAGATCTGCCTGACCGCGTGGTCCTCGCCCATCTCGGCAATGGCGCGAGCATCACCGCGATAAAGGGCGGACGATCGATCGATACGAGCATGGGACTGACCCCATCGGGCGGTGTGATCATGGGAACGCGTAGCGGCGATCTCGACCCGGGCGTCCTGCTCTTCCTCATGCGGGAAAAGAAGCTGGATGCGACGTCGCTCGAGCAGCTGATCGACCAGCAGTCAGGGCTTTTCGGTATCTCCGGCTGCTCGGGCGACATGCGCGTACTCGAGGAAAAGGCGAGCGAGGAGGCGGACGCGCGGCTTGCCGTCGATATGTTCTGCTACTCGGCAAGCAAACAGGTTGCCGGCATGATCGCAGCGCTGGGCGGGATCGACCTGCTCGCCTTCACCGGCGGTATCGGAGAACATGACGCGCACGTACGATCAGCGATCTGCGCGCGTCTGAAATGGGCGGGCGACTTTGCGGTCCGCGTGGTTCCCGCCAAAGAGAATGCACAGATCGCCCGCCACTGCGTCGCCATTATGGCACAGGACGGCGCGCAAGTCTGA
- a CDS encoding L,D-transpeptidase has protein sequence MSVRLVAILVALASTTAAIGQSLPVAVDGQIERMKPGEFLWAPQIAPEGPVTVIVSLKTQRAYAYRNGVPIGVSTISSGTRGHATPTGVFTVLQKAVDHKSNLYSDAPMPFMQRLTWGGIAMHAGNLPGYPASHGCIRLPRAFAKLLYGITRLGMTVVITDDAAVPVAVPTPPLLSGKAEAAASPFVWHPERAPTGPVSIVVSGRDRRLIVLRNGVEIGSSDIAVDDPVTVTEAFTLGSRDASGAHWLRLPLPGQAPGASAELSPEDEAKGHLPPGFGALLETVLTPGTTLLITRDTLKDAGTGEPLTVIATDGP, from the coding sequence GTGAGCGTCCGGCTCGTCGCGATACTTGTCGCCCTGGCCAGCACGACGGCCGCCATCGGGCAGAGCCTGCCCGTTGCAGTGGACGGACAGATCGAACGCATGAAGCCGGGCGAGTTCTTATGGGCACCCCAGATCGCACCCGAGGGTCCTGTCACCGTCATCGTCAGCTTGAAGACGCAGCGGGCCTACGCCTATCGGAACGGCGTTCCGATCGGCGTGTCGACGATTTCGAGCGGCACGCGCGGTCACGCGACGCCGACGGGCGTCTTCACCGTGCTGCAAAAAGCGGTGGATCATAAGTCGAACCTCTACTCCGACGCGCCGATGCCTTTCATGCAACGCCTGACCTGGGGTGGCATCGCGATGCACGCCGGCAATCTTCCCGGCTATCCGGCGTCGCATGGCTGCATCCGTCTTCCCCGTGCCTTCGCCAAATTGCTCTATGGAATAACGCGCTTGGGCATGACGGTGGTCATCACCGACGATGCCGCGGTGCCGGTCGCGGTGCCCACCCCTCCGCTTCTCTCAGGGAAGGCCGAAGCAGCCGCGAGCCCCTTCGTCTGGCACCCCGAGCGTGCCCCGACCGGCCCGGTCTCAATAGTCGTGAGCGGTCGCGACCGGCGATTGATCGTTCTGCGGAACGGCGTCGAGATCGGTTCCAGTGATATTGCCGTCGACGACCCGGTTACCGTGACCGAAGCCTTCACGCTGGGATCGAGGGATGCCAGCGGCGCGCATTGGCTTCGTCTGCCGTTACCCGGACAGGCTCCGGGTGCCTCGGCCGAGCTTTCGCCGGAGGACGAGGCCAAAGGACATCTTCCTCCGGGGTTCGGCGCGTTGTTGGAGACGGTCCTTACGCCGGGCACGACCTTGCTGATCACCCGCGACACGCTGAAGGATGCGGGCACCGGCGAGCCTCTCACCGTCATCGCGACCGATGGACCGTAA
- a CDS encoding class I fructose-bisphosphate aldolase, whose amino-acid sequence MRSHSLVATAAQLLASDKGLLAIDESIATCNARFATLGIPQSEESRRAYREMLLTTPRLSGSISGAILCDETFHQSTANGTAFLGLLAESGILAGIKVDLGAVPLAGRAGETVTEGLDGLRQRLAGYAELGARFAKWRAVFRIGRETPSMMSIHANVHALARYAALCQEAGLVPIVEPEVVMDGAHSIERCGSVTEAVLHAVFRALYAQDVTLEGMILKPNMVLPGASCPDPVSHEDVAYATIDCLLRSVPAAVPGVTFLSGGQPAEPASARLNAMNGRSKDAMPWALSFSFARAVQQPALDLWGGRAENVDVAQHALELRVAINRAACRGAYRPSMEHDDTSSSALRAVFAPRRGPSGSSA is encoded by the coding sequence GTGAGATCGCATTCCCTAGTCGCGACGGCGGCGCAGTTGCTCGCCAGCGACAAGGGTCTGCTGGCGATCGACGAGAGCATCGCTACCTGCAACGCGCGCTTCGCAACGCTGGGCATACCGCAAAGCGAGGAGAGCCGGCGCGCGTATCGCGAGATGCTGCTCACGACGCCGCGGCTCTCCGGTTCGATCAGCGGCGCGATCCTGTGCGACGAGACGTTCCACCAATCCACCGCGAACGGCACCGCCTTCCTCGGCCTGCTAGCCGAGTCCGGTATCCTGGCCGGCATCAAGGTTGACCTTGGGGCGGTGCCGCTGGCGGGGCGGGCGGGCGAGACAGTGACTGAAGGCCTCGACGGATTGCGGCAGCGGCTGGCCGGCTATGCCGAGCTGGGAGCCCGCTTCGCCAAATGGCGCGCGGTCTTCCGGATCGGTCGGGAGACACCCAGCATGATGTCGATCCATGCCAACGTGCACGCTCTGGCGCGCTATGCGGCACTTTGTCAGGAGGCCGGGCTGGTTCCTATCGTTGAACCCGAAGTCGTGATGGACGGTGCGCACTCGATCGAGCGGTGTGGGTCGGTCACCGAGGCGGTGCTGCACGCGGTCTTCCGCGCGCTATACGCGCAGGATGTCACGCTCGAAGGCATGATCCTGAAGCCGAACATGGTGCTTCCCGGCGCATCGTGCCCCGATCCGGTATCGCATGAGGACGTCGCCTACGCGACGATCGACTGCTTATTACGATCGGTGCCGGCGGCGGTACCGGGGGTTACCTTTCTTTCGGGTGGACAGCCCGCCGAACCGGCCTCGGCAAGGTTGAACGCGATGAACGGCCGATCGAAGGATGCCATGCCTTGGGCGCTGTCCTTCTCCTTTGCCCGCGCGGTCCAGCAGCCAGCCCTCGATCTCTGGGGCGGCAGGGCCGAGAACGTGGACGTCGCGCAACACGCCCTTGAGCTTCGAGTGGCCATTAATCGGGCAGCGTGTCGGGGTGCCTATAGGCCTTCGATGGAGCACGACGATACCAGCTCCAGCGCGCTCCGCGCGGTGTTCGCGCCGCGTCGCGGACCGTCTGGATCGAGTGCATGA
- a CDS encoding YoaK family protein — translation MRAFAGVASCVAGFVDAVGFLALGGFFVSFMSGNTTRMGVGLADRAHDGLVAIGLIGTFVLGVILGSTISRIAGRHRRTWVLLVVATLLAAAIALHTVGGRTLAFTAMALVMGAENAVFERDGDVQIGLTYMTGTLVKLGQRLAGAVAGGERWAWLPYLAQWLSLATGALSGALLYPYVGISALWLPVIVLLALSAAARRLDHP, via the coding sequence GTGCGTGCGTTCGCGGGCGTTGCCTCCTGTGTCGCCGGCTTCGTCGATGCGGTCGGTTTTCTCGCCCTCGGCGGTTTCTTTGTATCGTTCATGAGCGGCAACACGACGCGCATGGGGGTTGGCCTCGCGGACCGCGCGCACGACGGACTGGTCGCTATCGGGTTGATCGGCACGTTCGTCCTCGGAGTGATCCTCGGGTCCACGATCAGCCGGATCGCCGGCCGCCATCGGCGCACATGGGTATTGCTCGTCGTGGCCACTCTTCTCGCAGCGGCGATCGCGCTGCACACCGTCGGCGGACGCACGCTCGCGTTCACCGCGATGGCTCTGGTGATGGGCGCCGAGAATGCCGTGTTCGAACGCGACGGCGACGTGCAGATCGGCCTAACCTATATGACCGGTACGCTCGTCAAGCTCGGCCAGCGGCTTGCCGGTGCGGTCGCTGGCGGCGAGCGCTGGGCCTGGCTTCCCTACCTCGCGCAGTGGCTGAGCCTCGCGACAGGCGCCTTGTCCGGAGCGTTGCTCTATCCCTACGTCGGAATTTCAGCGTTGTGGCTGCCCGTGATCGTGTTGTTGGCGTTGTCCGCCGCCGCGCGCCGGCTCGATCATCCCTGA
- a CDS encoding NAD(P)H-dependent oxidoreductase: protein MTSIAQFAPASAMQPLPENNQHRGGRHAVIVCNPDRHSFDHSIALRYAETVRIAGHDAVIRDLYAMGFDPVLKIDEQPSDQAFAPARDVARELQELAGCEVFVLVYPIWFGTPPAMLKGYIERVLGAGVRPQTVHEGGPTALLGHKTLLSFTTSATTNVWLDEQGQPMALRQVVDLYLVHAFGMRKQSHVSFDHITADMSDHFAQQYLLEVEEEAKRVCVEISALSNGAGRAQG, encoded by the coding sequence ATGACATCCATCGCGCAATTCGCCCCGGCATCGGCAATGCAGCCCCTGCCAGAAAACAACCAGCATCGGGGAGGCCGTCACGCCGTAATCGTGTGCAACCCCGACCGGCATAGCTTCGATCATTCAATTGCGTTGCGCTACGCTGAGACGGTACGAATTGCAGGGCACGACGCTGTGATCCGCGATCTCTATGCGATGGGCTTCGATCCGGTGCTCAAGATTGACGAGCAGCCCTCCGACCAGGCATTCGCGCCAGCTCGTGATGTCGCGCGGGAATTACAGGAACTGGCCGGCTGCGAGGTTTTCGTGCTGGTCTATCCGATCTGGTTCGGCACCCCGCCGGCAATGCTGAAGGGCTATATCGAGCGCGTGCTAGGAGCCGGTGTCAGGCCGCAGACAGTACACGAGGGCGGCCCGACCGCATTGCTCGGCCACAAGACGCTGCTGAGCTTTACGACATCTGCCACCACCAACGTGTGGCTTGACGAGCAGGGCCAGCCGATGGCCCTGCGTCAGGTGGTCGACCTGTATCTCGTTCATGCCTTTGGCATGCGGAAGCAGTCACACGTCAGCTTTGACCATATCACCGCGGACATGAGCGATCATTTCGCTCAGCAATATCTGCTTGAGGTCGAGGAAGAAGCGAAGCGCGTCTGCGTCGAGATCAGTGCGCTTTCGAATGGGGCCGGCCGCGCTCAGGGATGA
- a CDS encoding NAD-dependent succinate-semialdehyde dehydrogenase — MTYQSLNPFDGKTLQSFADIADAELETKLATAQTCYEGWRLKSYAERATILNKAAELLHAQVDTFAHTMTLEMGKRIGEARGEVEFSARILAYYAKNAERFLAPVKLDPTVGEAHMESSPIGVIFCVEPWNFPYYQLARIAGPHLMAGNVLVVKHAGIVPRCAIAFEQLLIEAGAPAGLYTNLLISHDQSNRIIDDPRVKGVALTGSVAAGQSIAARAGKNLKISSMELGGSDAFIVLDDADLDHTIPWAVWGRMYNTGQTCCAAKRFIVVESVADAFLARFQAVLSALKAGDPLDETTTLGPLSSEPALVQLLGQVDAAVAAGAKVLIGGKRVDRPGSFMQPTILTDIAPDNPAFRDEFFGPVASFYRVKDEAAAIALANDSDFGLGGSVWTQDEARGRRVASAVETGMMFINNIDWTDAELPFGGIKNSGYGRELGDMGIQQFVNKKLVRVAKMAAPA, encoded by the coding sequence ATGACCTATCAAAGCCTCAATCCGTTCGATGGGAAGACGCTGCAGAGCTTCGCGGACATTGCCGACGCGGAGCTGGAGACGAAGCTCGCGACGGCGCAGACCTGCTACGAGGGCTGGCGTCTGAAGAGCTATGCCGAGCGCGCAACGATTCTCAACAAGGCTGCTGAGCTGCTCCACGCGCAGGTCGATACCTTCGCTCACACGATGACGCTCGAGATGGGCAAGCGTATCGGCGAGGCGCGCGGCGAAGTGGAGTTCAGCGCGCGAATCCTCGCCTATTACGCCAAGAATGCCGAGCGCTTCCTGGCCCCCGTCAAGCTCGACCCGACCGTCGGCGAAGCGCATATGGAGAGCAGCCCGATCGGCGTGATCTTCTGCGTCGAGCCGTGGAATTTCCCCTATTACCAGCTGGCGCGGATCGCTGGCCCGCATCTGATGGCTGGCAATGTGCTGGTAGTGAAGCATGCCGGAATCGTTCCGCGGTGCGCGATCGCCTTCGAGCAGTTGCTGATCGAGGCGGGTGCGCCGGCCGGCCTCTATACCAACCTCCTGATCTCACACGACCAGTCCAACCGGATCATCGACGATCCCCGCGTCAAGGGCGTCGCGCTGACAGGTAGCGTCGCTGCCGGACAGAGCATCGCGGCGCGCGCGGGCAAGAACCTGAAGATCTCGTCGATGGAATTGGGCGGCAGCGACGCGTTCATCGTGCTCGACGACGCCGATCTCGACCACACCATTCCCTGGGCGGTGTGGGGGCGGATGTACAATACCGGCCAGACCTGTTGCGCCGCCAAGCGCTTCATCGTCGTGGAGTCGGTCGCCGATGCGTTCCTCGCGCGCTTCCAGGCCGTGCTGTCGGCGCTCAAGGCGGGCGACCCGCTCGACGAGACCACCACCCTAGGGCCGCTCTCGAGTGAACCAGCGTTGGTCCAGCTGCTCGGCCAAGTCGACGCTGCCGTCGCCGCTGGTGCGAAAGTGCTGATCGGTGGCAAGCGCGTCGATCGACCGGGATCGTTCATGCAGCCGACGATCCTGACCGACATCGCGCCCGACAACCCTGCCTTCCGCGACGAGTTCTTCGGCCCCGTCGCCTCCTTTTACCGCGTGAAGGACGAGGCTGCAGCGATCGCGCTCGCCAACGATTCCGACTTCGGGCTTGGCGGGTCGGTGTGGACCCAGGACGAGGCGCGCGGCCGCCGCGTCGCCAGCGCGGTCGAGACGGGCATGATGTTCATCAACAACATCGACTGGACCGATGCCGAGCTGCCGTTCGGTGGTATCAAGAACTCAGGGTATGGCCGCGAGCTCGGCGACATGGGCATCCAGCAGTTCGTCAACAAGAAGCTGGTCCGCGTCGCGAAGATGGCCGCGCCCGCCTGA
- the adhP gene encoding alcohol dehydrogenase AdhP, with the protein MAKTMQAAVVTAFGKPLVLQELAIPTPGPGQILVKTEACGVCHTDLHAAKGDWPLKPNPPFIPGHEAIGIVVALGAGVTTVKEGDRVGVPWLYSACGHCEYCLSAWETVCGEAKFGGYTQNGGFADYLLADPDYVAHIPQGLSAFEAAPLICAGITTYKGIKETQAKAGEWVAISGCGGLGHMAIQYAKTMGLNVVGIDIDDGKLAHATRLGADLVINARTQNPAEVLKKETGGGAHGVLITAPSLAAFKQGVEMTRKRGTCVLVGLPPGEFPVPLFDVVANCITVRGSFVGTRKDMAECLRFAADGKVKADIELQPLSAINTVFDRLERGDVPSRVVLDFSDASAVAPEATARELATV; encoded by the coding sequence ATGGCCAAGACAATGCAGGCTGCCGTCGTCACGGCATTCGGAAAGCCGCTGGTCCTCCAGGAACTGGCGATCCCTACCCCCGGTCCCGGCCAGATCCTCGTCAAGACTGAAGCGTGCGGTGTGTGTCACACCGACCTTCACGCAGCCAAGGGCGACTGGCCGCTCAAGCCCAATCCGCCGTTCATCCCCGGCCATGAAGCGATCGGCATCGTCGTCGCACTCGGCGCGGGCGTTACCACGGTCAAGGAAGGGGACCGGGTCGGCGTGCCGTGGCTTTATTCCGCGTGCGGGCACTGCGAATATTGCCTGTCCGCCTGGGAGACGGTGTGTGGCGAGGCCAAATTTGGCGGCTACACGCAGAACGGTGGCTTTGCCGACTATCTGCTCGCCGACCCCGACTATGTCGCGCACATTCCGCAGGGTTTGAGCGCATTCGAGGCGGCGCCTTTGATTTGCGCCGGGATCACCACCTACAAGGGCATCAAGGAAACCCAGGCCAAGGCGGGGGAATGGGTCGCCATTTCGGGCTGTGGTGGGCTCGGCCATATGGCAATCCAATATGCCAAGACGATGGGTCTGAACGTGGTCGGGATCGACATCGATGACGGCAAGCTCGCGCACGCCACCCGCCTCGGCGCGGATCTCGTGATCAACGCCAGGACACAGAATCCCGCGGAGGTACTGAAGAAGGAAACCGGCGGCGGCGCGCACGGTGTGCTGATCACCGCGCCCTCGCTTGCGGCGTTCAAGCAGGGTGTCGAGATGACCCGCAAGCGCGGCACCTGCGTGCTCGTCGGCCTGCCGCCCGGCGAGTTTCCCGTGCCGCTGTTCGACGTCGTTGCCAATTGCATCACGGTGCGCGGATCGTTTGTCGGCACGCGCAAGGACATGGCGGAGTGCCTCCGATTCGCTGCCGACGGCAAGGTCAAGGCCGATATCGAGCTGCAGCCGCTCTCGGCGATCAACACCGTGTTCGATCGCCTCGAGCGCGGCGACGTGCCGTCGCGCGTTGTGCTCGATTTCTCTGACGCGAGCGCAGTCGCGCCGGAGGCGACCGCGCGCGAGCTGGCGACGGTGTGA
- a CDS encoding NAD(P) transhydrogenase subunit alpha — protein MYVNLAVLKETRAHERRVALTPSVAPKLIKLGAKLHMESGAGAAIKLADSAFADVAFCDDRAAMVRDADVVLSVQPPALEVIDAMQEGAILVSFIYAQNEPALVQRLLDREITCFAMERVPRISRAQAMDALSSQSALAGYYAVQLGATHLARVLPKITTAAGTIGPAKVLVMGLGVAGLEAIATAHRLGAVVEGYDVRPETEEQAQSLGASFVRTGVDARGKGGYARALTTEEQAKVATVLTAHIQAADLVITTAAIPGRASPKLISKAQVAGMKAGAVIVDLSAEGGGNCEDTRAGQTITVGGVTIVAPLNVPSLLGDDASELYAKNQYNLLLLMMKDNIVSIDWTDEVLRQTALTHAGKLCDPAAASAPTAKAA, from the coding sequence ATGTACGTGAATCTCGCCGTTCTCAAGGAAACGCGCGCGCATGAACGGCGCGTCGCGCTGACCCCATCGGTCGCACCCAAGCTGATCAAGCTCGGCGCCAAGCTCCACATGGAGAGCGGCGCTGGCGCGGCGATCAAGCTCGCCGACAGCGCCTTTGCCGACGTGGCGTTCTGCGACGATCGCGCAGCGATGGTACGCGACGCCGATGTGGTGCTGTCGGTCCAGCCTCCCGCACTCGAAGTGATCGACGCGATGCAGGAAGGCGCGATCCTTGTATCCTTCATCTATGCCCAGAACGAGCCGGCACTCGTCCAGCGTTTGCTCGACCGGGAAATCACCTGCTTCGCCATGGAGCGCGTGCCGCGGATCTCGCGCGCGCAGGCGATGGACGCGCTGTCGAGCCAGTCGGCGCTCGCCGGCTATTATGCGGTCCAGCTCGGCGCCACGCATCTCGCACGCGTGCTGCCCAAGATCACGACCGCCGCCGGCACGATCGGGCCGGCCAAGGTGCTGGTGATGGGTCTCGGCGTCGCCGGGCTTGAGGCGATCGCGACCGCACACCGGCTAGGCGCGGTGGTCGAGGGGTATGACGTGCGCCCCGAAACCGAAGAACAGGCGCAGTCGCTAGGCGCGAGCTTCGTGCGGACCGGCGTCGATGCCCGCGGCAAGGGGGGATACGCGCGCGCCCTCACCACTGAGGAGCAGGCGAAGGTTGCCACGGTGCTCACTGCCCATATTCAGGCCGCGGACCTCGTCATCACCACGGCGGCGATCCCGGGTCGGGCCTCGCCCAAGCTGATCAGCAAGGCGCAGGTCGCCGGGATGAAGGCCGGCGCGGTGATCGTCGATCTCTCGGCCGAGGGCGGCGGCAATTGCGAGGACACCCGAGCGGGGCAAACGATCACGGTCGGCGGCGTGACGATCGTCGCACCGCTCAACGTCCCCTCGCTGCTCGGCGACGATGCGAGCGAGCTCTACGCCAAGAACCAGTACAATCTGCTGCTGCTCATGATGAAGGACAACATCGTCAGCATCGACTGGACCGACGAGGTCCTGCGGCAGACCGCGCTCACGCACGCCGGCAAGCTCTGCGACCCGGCTGCAGCGTCCGCCCCCACTGCCAAAGCCGCGTGA
- a CDS encoding NAD(P)(+) transhydrogenase (Re/Si-specific) subunit beta, translating into MLTSLPPLVIGLADLAAAFLFLYGLKRMSSPATASSGIFVAGIGMVAAILASFLYVFDVGEAARPHLYANIGLALVALAIGGGLAWWSGKRVAMTAMPQMVALYNGMGGGAAGAIAAAELFGDRTSGATELVVTLLGALIGAVSLSGSLIAWAKLDGVITKPLRFPGQQVVNAIALIATLTVGGIVVAAAFGAAVPLLSLPIWICVFFGLAMLFGVLMTLPIGGADMPVVISIFNAFTGLAVGLEGFVLQNPALMIAGMVVGAAGLLLTLLMAKAMNRSIANVVFTNFGDAPKQKQGAVVGSLKPVQAADAGIAMRYAKSVIIVPGYGLAVAQAQQKLFEFVKLLQGAGVVVKFAVHPVAGRMPGQMDVLLAEAGVPYDMIFQLDQINDEFATTDVALVIGANDVVNPAARTDKGSPIFGMPILNVDKARHVYVVKRGEGKGYAGIVNALFYGDNCDMVYGDAKVALVAMIEAVRGLTAAAA; encoded by the coding sequence ATGCTCACCTCCCTGCCACCGCTCGTCATCGGCTTGGCCGATCTCGCTGCCGCGTTCCTGTTCCTTTATGGCCTGAAGCGCATGTCGTCGCCTGCGACCGCCTCCTCGGGCATCTTCGTCGCCGGCATCGGCATGGTCGCCGCGATCCTCGCCAGCTTCCTATACGTGTTCGACGTGGGCGAGGCAGCGCGGCCGCATCTCTACGCCAATATCGGCCTGGCACTGGTGGCGCTCGCGATCGGCGGGGGTCTCGCCTGGTGGAGCGGCAAGCGGGTCGCGATGACCGCCATGCCGCAGATGGTCGCGCTCTATAACGGCATGGGCGGCGGCGCGGCCGGCGCGATCGCCGCGGCCGAACTGTTCGGCGACCGCACCAGCGGCGCGACCGAACTCGTCGTGACCCTGCTCGGCGCGCTGATCGGCGCGGTCTCGCTGTCGGGATCGCTGATCGCCTGGGCCAAGCTCGACGGCGTCATCACCAAGCCGTTGCGTTTTCCCGGGCAGCAGGTCGTCAACGCAATCGCCTTGATCGCCACGCTCACGGTCGGCGGCATCGTCGTCGCGGCGGCGTTCGGGGCTGCGGTGCCGTTGCTCAGCCTGCCGATCTGGATCTGCGTGTTCTTCGGTCTCGCCATGCTGTTCGGCGTGCTCATGACGCTGCCGATCGGCGGCGCCGACATGCCCGTCGTGATCTCGATCTTCAACGCTTTCACTGGGCTCGCAGTCGGGCTCGAGGGTTTCGTACTGCAGAACCCCGCGCTGATGATCGCCGGCATGGTGGTCGGCGCCGCCGGACTGCTGCTCACTTTGCTGATGGCCAAGGCGATGAACCGCTCGATCGCCAATGTGGTCTTCACCAATTTCGGCGACGCGCCTAAGCAGAAGCAAGGCGCGGTCGTCGGCAGCCTCAAGCCGGTGCAGGCGGCCGACGCCGGCATTGCTATGCGCTACGCCAAGTCGGTGATCATCGTGCCCGGCTACGGCCTTGCCGTCGCCCAGGCGCAGCAGAAGCTCTTCGAGTTCGTCAAATTGCTGCAGGGCGCGGGCGTTGTCGTGAAGTTCGCGGTTCATCCCGTTGCCGGCCGCATGCCGGGGCAGATGGATGTGCTGCTCGCCGAGGCTGGCGTGCCGTACGACATGATCTTCCAGCTCGACCAGATCAACGATGAGTTCGCGACCACCGATGTCGCGCTGGTGATCGGCGCCAACGACGTCGTCAATCCCGCCGCGCGTACCGACAAGGGCTCGCCGATCTTCGGCATGCCGATCCTCAACGTCGACAAGGCCCGCCACGTTTACGTGGTCAAGCGAGGCGAGGGCAAAGGCTATGCCGGCATCGTCAACGCCCTCTTCTACGGCGACAATTGCGACATGGTTTACGGCGATGCGAAGGTCGCGCTCGTCGCGATGATCGAGGCCGTGCGCGGCCTGACCGCTGCCGCAGCCTGA
- a CDS encoding NAD(P)H-dependent oxidoreductase gives MNTATHAPLRHVVVLGHPATHSFNRAIAERYCEVVRDCGQEVVLRDLYALDFDPRLHADRLPGLPTNHLSGDVSRELGLLYGADVIVFIYPLWFGMPPAIIKGYVDRVLGEALTPRDIKNHIPDAILNGKRFATFSTSATTRAWLEEQGQWQSLHQAFDAYLLSIFGMRDGGHTHFDAIVDPLDQLYAAETLFAVEEKARVLCSTALAERHAAAVESLFVDRG, from the coding sequence ATGAACACCGCAACCCATGCCCCGCTTCGCCATGTCGTCGTATTGGGCCATCCCGCTACCCATAGCTTCAACCGCGCGATTGCCGAGCGCTATTGCGAGGTCGTCCGCGATTGCGGGCAGGAGGTCGTGTTGCGCGACCTCTACGCTCTCGACTTCGATCCCCGCCTGCACGCCGACAGACTCCCCGGCCTTCCGACAAATCATCTTTCGGGAGATGTGTCGCGCGAGCTCGGACTTTTGTACGGGGCCGACGTAATCGTGTTCATCTATCCTCTGTGGTTCGGCATGCCGCCAGCAATTATCAAGGGCTATGTCGATCGAGTGCTCGGGGAGGCGCTGACGCCGCGCGATATCAAGAACCACATCCCGGACGCGATTCTGAACGGCAAGCGTTTTGCGACCTTTTCGACGTCGGCCACGACGCGGGCCTGGCTCGAAGAGCAGGGGCAGTGGCAATCGTTGCATCAGGCGTTCGACGCCTATCTCCTGTCGATCTTCGGCATGCGCGATGGCGGCCACACCCATTTCGACGCGATCGTCGATCCGCTCGATCAACTCTACGCGGCTGAGACGTTGTTTGCGGTCGAAGAGAAAGCCCGTGTCCTGTGCAGCACGGCCTTGGCCGAGCGCCACGCGGCCGCTGTGGAAAGTCTTTTCGTCGATCGGGGGTAA